From a single Haloarcula sp. DT43 genomic region:
- a CDS encoding class I SAM-dependent methyltransferase → MTGNDWDPDDYDEGHGFVHEHGQSVVDLLDPQPGERVLDVGCGTGHLTAEIADRGAEVVGIDASPEMVTRAREAYPDLTFERVDVRSYAAERPFDAVFSNAALHWIPGPDHDAVLSTVADALTGTGRFVAEFGGADNVAAITDAVGAELDARGYDAAHPWYFPSIGEYAPRVEGHGLELRLARLFDRPTPLDGGEDGLRNWLGMFGDEFFAAVDDAERDAVLSAVEERLRPTLYDGDSWVADYRRLRFVADR, encoded by the coding sequence ATGACAGGCAACGACTGGGACCCCGACGACTACGACGAGGGCCACGGCTTCGTCCACGAGCACGGCCAGTCGGTCGTCGACCTGCTGGACCCACAGCCGGGCGAGCGGGTGCTGGACGTCGGCTGTGGCACCGGCCACCTGACGGCGGAAATCGCGGACAGAGGTGCCGAAGTGGTCGGTATCGACGCGTCGCCGGAGATGGTCACGCGGGCCCGGGAGGCCTATCCGGACCTCACGTTCGAGCGGGTGGACGTGCGGTCCTACGCCGCCGAGCGGCCGTTCGACGCAGTGTTTTCGAACGCGGCGCTGCACTGGATTCCCGGCCCGGACCACGACGCGGTGCTGTCGACGGTCGCCGACGCGCTGACCGGGACCGGCCGGTTCGTCGCTGAGTTCGGCGGGGCGGACAACGTGGCGGCGATAACCGACGCGGTCGGCGCCGAACTCGACGCCCGCGGGTACGACGCCGCCCACCCGTGGTACTTCCCGAGCATCGGCGAGTACGCGCCGCGGGTCGAGGGCCACGGCCTCGAACTACGGCTCGCACGGCTGTTCGACCGGCCGACGCCGCTGGACGGGGGCGAGGACGGGCTCCGGAACTGGCTCGGGATGTTCGGCGACGAGTTCTTCGCCGCTGTCGACGACGCCGAGCGGGACGCGGTGCTGTCGGCCGTCGAGGAGCGGCTCCGGCCGACCCTGTACGACGGCGACAGCTGGGTTGCCGACTACCGGCGGCTCCGGTTCGTCGCCGACCGGTAA
- a CDS encoding heme-binding protein: MDQRKPPATEEGWYALHDCRSIDWDAWREAPQRVRDRALSEGIGFLDAYEAVEDAEEGQTAVYTVMGHKADIMILHLRPTMSDLDAAERHFEQTEFAAFTEQEFSYVSVTEASGYTEKSREYFEGEVDDDSGLAQYIQARLHPDVPDEEFVCFYPMSKRRQPDQNWYDTSFEERAAHIKRHGDIGRGYGSEVSQMIAGSIGFDDWEWGITLWSDDMRNIKELLTEMRFDPSTSQFAEFGPFYVGRRFDPADLPAVLAGQRVPTDDESAPETPADVAGHDHPAGAGASHGHAGDSAASDAEATHGGDTGGHGGAHPGSAGEGDHPHSEASADDDDSGSSGSSGGRPDVSADFEEVDDAEQRLGRLGLHEGEAYDAGDYALVFHSSADAEDIVDDVSDLESSFDHYDRHVRTAVRADSGQTYVVSIWTAKDAAETAAGFLKDIDGVEEQLGGPLGEADDGEDDPQTAESSQSIRETLESAGVYAGQPHGEDVYALVVYSEADAETLDSEVADLRSAFERYDTHVRTTVYGDGDLAAVASLWDTEDAAGTASDYLTDLPGVVGRHGEGDGFGTMGMFYTVKPEYREDFVEKFDTVGGLLEGMDGHRETSLLFNHDDENDMFIASQWDSREDAMAFFRSDDFSETVDWGRDVLADRPRHVFLA; the protein is encoded by the coding sequence ATGGACCAACGAAAGCCGCCAGCCACCGAAGAGGGCTGGTACGCGCTGCACGACTGCCGGAGCATCGACTGGGACGCCTGGCGCGAGGCCCCCCAGCGAGTCCGCGACCGTGCACTCTCGGAGGGGATTGGCTTCCTCGACGCCTACGAGGCCGTCGAGGACGCCGAGGAGGGCCAGACGGCGGTGTACACCGTCATGGGCCACAAGGCCGACATCATGATTCTCCACCTGCGGCCGACGATGAGCGACCTCGATGCGGCCGAACGGCACTTCGAGCAGACGGAGTTCGCTGCCTTCACCGAGCAGGAGTTCTCCTACGTCTCCGTGACGGAGGCGTCGGGCTACACCGAGAAGTCCCGCGAGTACTTCGAGGGCGAGGTCGACGACGACTCCGGGCTGGCACAGTACATCCAGGCCCGGCTCCACCCCGACGTGCCCGACGAGGAGTTCGTCTGCTTCTACCCGATGAGCAAGCGCCGCCAGCCCGACCAGAACTGGTACGACACGTCCTTCGAGGAGCGGGCGGCCCACATCAAGCGCCACGGCGACATCGGCCGCGGCTACGGCAGCGAGGTGAGCCAGATGATAGCCGGCTCCATCGGCTTCGACGACTGGGAGTGGGGCATCACGCTCTGGAGCGACGACATGCGCAACATCAAGGAGTTGCTGACCGAGATGCGCTTCGACCCTTCGACCTCGCAGTTCGCGGAGTTCGGCCCCTTCTACGTCGGGCGGCGGTTCGACCCCGCCGACCTGCCGGCCGTCCTCGCCGGCCAGCGGGTCCCGACCGACGACGAGTCGGCCCCCGAGACGCCGGCGGACGTCGCGGGCCACGACCACCCGGCCGGGGCCGGCGCGAGTCACGGCCACGCCGGGGACTCGGCCGCGAGCGACGCGGAGGCGACACACGGCGGCGACACCGGCGGCCACGGCGGTGCCCATCCGGGCAGTGCGGGCGAGGGCGACCATCCCCACTCCGAGGCGTCGGCCGACGATGACGACTCGGGGTCGTCGGGTAGCTCGGGCGGCCGGCCGGACGTCTCGGCCGACTTCGAGGAGGTCGACGACGCCGAACAGCGGCTCGGCCGACTGGGGCTCCACGAGGGCGAGGCGTACGACGCCGGCGACTACGCGCTGGTGTTTCACTCGTCGGCGGACGCGGAGGACATCGTCGACGACGTCTCGGACCTCGAGAGCAGCTTCGACCACTACGACCGCCACGTCCGGACGGCCGTGCGCGCCGACAGCGGCCAGACCTACGTCGTCAGCATCTGGACGGCGAAAGACGCCGCCGAGACAGCAGCCGGGTTCCTGAAAGACATCGACGGCGTCGAAGAGCAACTCGGCGGTCCGCTCGGCGAGGCCGACGACGGCGAAGACGACCCCCAGACCGCCGAGTCCTCGCAGTCCATCCGCGAGACGCTCGAATCGGCGGGTGTCTACGCCGGCCAGCCACACGGCGAGGACGTGTACGCGCTGGTCGTCTACTCCGAGGCCGACGCCGAGACGCTCGATTCGGAGGTCGCGGACCTCCGGAGCGCGTTCGAGCGCTACGACACGCACGTCCGGACCACGGTGTACGGCGACGGCGACCTCGCGGCCGTCGCGTCGCTGTGGGACACCGAGGACGCCGCGGGGACCGCCAGCGACTACCTCACCGACCTGCCCGGCGTCGTCGGCCGCCACGGCGAGGGCGACGGGTTCGGGACGATGGGGATGTTCTACACGGTCAAGCCCGAATACCGCGAGGACTTCGTCGAGAAGTTCGACACCGTCGGCGGCCTGCTCGAAGGGATGGACGGCCACCGCGAGACCTCGCTGCTTTTCAACCACGACGACGAGAACGACATGTTCATCGCGAGCCAGTGGGATTCGCGGGAGGACGCGATGGCCTTCTTCCGCTCGGACGACTTCTCGGAGACGGTCGACTGGGGCCGGGACGTGCTGGCCGACCGGCCGCGGCACGTGTTCCTGGCCTGA
- a CDS encoding tetratricopeptide repeat protein, which translates to MTDHDDDHSFSEGQGFDDPYEGFDLEPPEFEVDPDKVDPVDSRVVTDLLDQRNVSSDAVDPEQLLDVGLEYMHINRHEQAAETFERVAQYTDDERLEQEAWTNKGAAHAELEEWDAAIGAYKEALNFDEESDHAATAETNLAYALWQSGRSEQALEHAERAVEIDPRFGEGWYNRGFFLLERGLAEDAIEAFDNAVRLGFRNADVLEEKARALEEIGEFDRAEELAEEVDEMREEAEQQLLE; encoded by the coding sequence ATGACAGACCACGACGACGACCACTCTTTCTCCGAGGGCCAGGGGTTCGACGACCCCTACGAGGGGTTCGACCTCGAACCCCCGGAGTTCGAGGTGGACCCGGACAAGGTCGACCCCGTCGACTCCCGTGTCGTCACCGACCTGCTGGACCAGCGGAACGTCTCCTCCGACGCCGTCGACCCCGAGCAGTTGCTCGACGTCGGCCTGGAGTACATGCACATCAACCGCCACGAACAGGCCGCCGAGACCTTCGAGCGAGTCGCTCAGTACACGGACGACGAGCGGCTCGAGCAGGAGGCCTGGACGAACAAGGGCGCGGCCCACGCGGAGCTCGAAGAGTGGGACGCCGCCATCGGCGCGTACAAGGAGGCGCTCAACTTCGACGAGGAGTCCGACCACGCCGCCACGGCGGAGACGAACCTCGCGTACGCGCTCTGGCAGTCCGGTCGCTCCGAGCAGGCGCTCGAACACGCCGAGCGCGCCGTCGAAATCGACCCCCGCTTCGGCGAGGGCTGGTACAACCGCGGCTTCTTCCTGCTGGAGCGCGGGCTGGCCGAGGACGCCATCGAAGCGTTCGACAACGCCGTCCGCCTGGGCTTCCGGAACGCCGACGTGCTCGAAGAGAAGGCCCGCGCACTCGAAGAGATAGGCGAGTTCGACCGCGCCGAGGAACTGGCCGAGGAAGTCGACGAGATGCGCGAAGAGGCCGAACAGCAGCTGCTCGAATGA
- a CDS encoding PspA/IM30 family protein, whose amino-acid sequence MSLLRRFAFAVRAKLNALLNRTSDPAAELDYSYEQMRDELQEVTRGIADVTTQKKRLEIHRQRLRSNVEKHDTQARAALQEGREDLARRALEKKQVNVSQITELSGQIDDLQETQDRLVGKRAELSSQVEQFRTKKETMKARYQAAEASARVSEAFTGAGDTMADVHRSIERATERTEQMEARAAALEELEASGQLESVLDEGDSIDQELDRLSSERAVENELATLRAEVEGREAAREAAE is encoded by the coding sequence ATGAGCCTGCTCCGGCGGTTCGCGTTCGCGGTCCGGGCCAAGCTCAACGCCCTGCTCAACCGCACGTCGGACCCGGCGGCGGAACTGGACTACTCCTACGAACAGATGCGTGACGAGCTACAGGAGGTGACCCGCGGTATCGCCGACGTGACGACCCAGAAGAAACGCCTGGAGATACACCGCCAGCGCCTGCGGTCCAACGTCGAGAAACACGACACCCAGGCCCGGGCCGCCCTGCAGGAGGGCCGCGAGGACCTCGCGCGCCGAGCGCTGGAGAAAAAGCAGGTCAACGTCAGCCAGATTACGGAGCTGTCGGGCCAGATTGACGACTTACAGGAGACGCAGGACCGGCTGGTCGGGAAGCGGGCCGAACTCAGCAGCCAGGTCGAGCAGTTCCGCACGAAGAAAGAGACCATGAAGGCCCGCTATCAGGCCGCCGAGGCGTCGGCGCGGGTCTCGGAGGCCTTTACCGGTGCCGGCGATACGATGGCCGACGTCCACCGCTCCATCGAGCGCGCGACGGAGCGCACCGAGCAGATGGAGGCCCGCGCGGCCGCGCTGGAGGAACTCGAAGCGAGCGGCCAGCTCGAATCCGTCCTCGACGAGGGCGATTCGATTGACCAGGAACTCGACCGCCTCTCCAGCGAGCGGGCCGTCGAGAACGAACTGGCGACGCTCCGGGCCGAGGTCGAGGGACGAGAGGCCGCCAGAGAAGCGGCGGAGTGA
- a CDS encoding DHH family phosphoesterase: MTTTGPVPALADRAAACADRLRAADRVLLASHIDADGLTSAAIATAALSRAGIPVETVFKKQLDAAEIESIAVREYDTVLFTDFGSGQLDVISEHVAAGDFEAVVADHHQPSDPEDCHPDAVVDTDGYADFETHLNPLLEGINGASELSGAGAAYVLARALSTGETDNRDLAALAVVGAVGDMQAVGGELVGANAGIVEDGVDAGVLEEGTDLSLYGKQTRPLPKLLEYATEVPIPGISNDQAGATRFLEGLGVDLKADGEWRTWADLSDDERQTVASALVRRAVERGVPADKIETLVGTTYTLTAEPRGTELRDASEFSTLLNATARYERADVGLAVCLGERDAPLERARTLLSNHRRNLSDGLSLVKERGVTQAGAVQWFDAGDAVRETIVGIVAGMALGTDGVDSDKPIVAFASTDDDETKVSARATGPLVGRGVDLSVVMREAAQSVGGDGGGHDIAAGATIPAGEESAFIDAADGIISDQLS, translated from the coding sequence ATGACTACGACCGGCCCCGTTCCGGCGCTCGCAGACCGCGCGGCCGCCTGTGCCGACCGACTCCGGGCGGCCGACCGCGTCCTGCTCGCGTCCCACATCGACGCCGACGGGCTGACCAGCGCCGCCATCGCCACCGCGGCGCTGTCGCGGGCCGGTATCCCCGTCGAGACGGTGTTCAAGAAGCAACTCGACGCGGCCGAAATCGAGAGCATCGCGGTCCGCGAGTACGACACCGTCCTGTTCACCGACTTCGGCTCGGGCCAGCTCGACGTCATCTCCGAGCACGTCGCCGCGGGCGACTTCGAGGCGGTCGTTGCCGACCACCACCAGCCGTCGGACCCGGAGGACTGCCACCCCGACGCGGTCGTCGACACCGACGGCTACGCCGACTTCGAGACGCACCTGAATCCCCTCCTCGAAGGCATCAACGGCGCGTCGGAGCTCTCGGGTGCGGGCGCGGCGTACGTCCTCGCCCGCGCACTTTCGACCGGAGAGACGGACAACCGCGACCTCGCCGCGCTGGCGGTCGTCGGCGCGGTCGGGGACATGCAGGCCGTCGGTGGCGAACTCGTCGGGGCCAACGCCGGCATCGTCGAGGACGGTGTCGACGCCGGCGTCCTCGAAGAGGGCACCGACCTCTCGCTGTACGGCAAACAGACCCGCCCGCTGCCGAAGCTGCTCGAATACGCCACCGAAGTGCCGATTCCGGGCATCTCGAACGACCAGGCCGGCGCGACCCGGTTCCTGGAAGGCCTCGGCGTGGACCTGAAAGCCGACGGGGAGTGGCGGACGTGGGCGGACCTCTCCGACGACGAGCGCCAGACCGTCGCGAGCGCGCTGGTCCGCCGGGCGGTCGAGCGCGGCGTGCCGGCCGACAAGATAGAGACGCTCGTCGGCACGACCTACACCCTGACCGCGGAGCCGCGCGGGACGGAACTCAGGGACGCGAGCGAGTTCTCGACGCTGCTGAACGCCACGGCCCGCTACGAGCGGGCGGACGTGGGGCTGGCGGTGTGTCTCGGCGAGCGCGACGCCCCGCTGGAGCGGGCGCGGACGCTGCTGTCGAACCACCGCCGAAATCTCTCGGACGGGCTGTCGCTCGTCAAGGAGCGCGGCGTCACGCAGGCGGGGGCGGTCCAGTGGTTCGACGCGGGCGACGCCGTCCGCGAGACCATCGTCGGTATCGTCGCCGGGATGGCGCTGGGCACCGACGGCGTCGACTCGGACAAGCCAATCGTCGCCTTCGCCAGCACGGACGACGACGAGACGAAGGTGTCCGCGCGGGCGACCGGCCCGCTCGTGGGCCGTGGCGTGGACCTCTCGGTCGTGATGCGCGAGGCCGCCCAGTCGGTCGGCGGCGACGGCGGCGGCCACGACATCGCGGCGGGGGCGACCATCCCGGCCGGCGAGGAATCGGCCTTCATCGACGCGGCCGACGGGATTATCAGCGACCAACTCTCGTAG
- a CDS encoding DUF5783 family protein — MTEFDPEKFEDKYANYFPELQKAYKNAFERMNDAYDSELVHAIDQQILNESEPFYEDGAFTVELPDDPTERLSAVIVDDEKLDAVLAEYVDEIERELRRVFDVDD, encoded by the coding sequence ATGACCGAGTTCGACCCCGAGAAGTTCGAGGACAAGTACGCGAACTACTTCCCGGAGCTCCAGAAGGCCTACAAGAACGCCTTCGAGCGGATGAACGACGCGTACGACTCCGAACTGGTCCACGCCATCGACCAGCAAATCCTCAACGAGTCCGAGCCGTTCTACGAGGACGGGGCCTTCACCGTCGAACTGCCGGATGACCCGACCGAGCGGCTCTCGGCGGTCATCGTCGACGACGAGAAACTCGACGCCGTCCTCGCCGAGTACGTCGACGAGATAGAGCGCGAACTGCGCCGCGTGTTCGACGTCGACGACTGA
- the thpR gene encoding RNA 2',3'-cyclic phosphodiesterase, with protein sequence MSKRLFVSVDLDGLGDAVAAVQDRFDGVPGLRLTDPEQAHVTLQFLGDTDPARVDDVVAALETAVDDSGVTPFVAEFGGLGVFPSLSYISVVWVGVREGRGDTELTALHEAVEARTVELGFDPADHAFTPHATVARMDHAGGKETVQDAVENGDPDVGRLRVAAIRLKESELGPDGPTYRTIASVPL encoded by the coding sequence ATGTCCAAGCGCCTGTTCGTCAGCGTCGACCTCGACGGGCTCGGGGACGCTGTGGCGGCCGTTCAGGACCGCTTCGACGGCGTGCCCGGTCTCCGGCTGACCGACCCCGAACAAGCCCACGTCACGCTGCAGTTCCTCGGCGACACCGACCCGGCCCGCGTCGACGACGTCGTCGCCGCCCTCGAAACCGCGGTCGACGACAGCGGCGTCACCCCGTTCGTGGCCGAGTTCGGCGGGCTGGGCGTCTTCCCGTCGCTGTCCTACATCAGCGTGGTCTGGGTCGGCGTCCGCGAGGGTCGGGGGGACACGGAACTGACCGCGCTGCACGAGGCCGTCGAGGCCCGGACCGTCGAGCTGGGGTTCGACCCCGCTGACCACGCGTTCACGCCCCACGCGACCGTCGCCAGGATGGACCACGCCGGCGGCAAGGAGACGGTACAGGACGCCGTCGAGAACGGCGACCCCGACGTGGGCCGCCTGCGAGTCGCGGCAATCAGACTCAAGGAGAGCGAACTGGGGCCCGACGGGCCGACGTACCGGACCATCGCGTCGGTGCCGCTGTGA
- a CDS encoding aminotransferase class V-fold PLP-dependent enzyme produces the protein MGHSESELLDVGRIREDFPILQREFDGEQVVYLDNAATTQTPEPVVETIADYYRTTNANVHRGLHQLSQEASVAYEDAHDRVAEFVGASGEREEIIFTKNTTESENLVAYAWGLNELGPEDEVVLTEMEHHASLVTWQQIAKKTGATCRYISVDEDGTLDMDHAREIITDDTAMVSVVHVSNTLGTVNPVSELADITHDHDAYIFVDGAQSVPNRPVDVEAIDADFLAFSGHKMAGPTGIGVLYGKKHLLEEMEPYLYGGEMIQKVTFEDATWNDLPWKFEAGTPVICQGIALAEACDYLDDIGMERIQRHEEQLAEYALERLQDEGDVETYGPPAGTARGGLVAFNLDSVHAHDLSSILNDSAVAIRAGDHCTQPLHDKMGVPASARASFYIYNTREEVDKLVSAIDDARQLFA, from the coding sequence ATGGGACACTCTGAATCCGAACTCCTGGACGTGGGACGCATCCGCGAGGACTTCCCCATCCTCCAACGCGAGTTCGACGGCGAGCAGGTGGTGTACCTCGACAACGCGGCCACCACGCAGACGCCCGAGCCGGTCGTCGAGACCATCGCCGACTACTACCGGACGACGAACGCCAACGTCCACCGCGGGCTTCACCAGCTCAGCCAGGAGGCCAGCGTCGCCTACGAGGACGCCCACGACCGCGTCGCCGAGTTCGTCGGCGCGTCGGGCGAACGCGAGGAAATCATCTTCACGAAGAACACCACGGAGAGCGAGAATCTCGTCGCCTACGCCTGGGGCCTGAACGAACTCGGCCCCGAGGACGAGGTCGTGCTCACGGAGATGGAACACCACGCCTCGCTGGTGACCTGGCAGCAAATCGCCAAGAAGACCGGTGCGACCTGCCGCTACATCAGCGTCGACGAGGACGGCACGCTCGACATGGACCACGCGCGGGAAATCATCACCGACGACACCGCGATGGTCAGCGTCGTCCACGTCTCGAACACGCTCGGGACGGTCAACCCCGTCTCGGAGCTTGCGGACATCACCCACGACCACGACGCCTACATCTTCGTCGACGGCGCGCAGTCGGTCCCGAACCGCCCGGTCGACGTGGAGGCCATCGACGCCGACTTCCTGGCATTCTCCGGCCACAAGATGGCCGGCCCGACCGGTATCGGCGTCCTCTACGGCAAGAAACACCTCTTAGAGGAGATGGAGCCGTACCTCTACGGCGGCGAGATGATACAGAAGGTCACCTTCGAGGACGCCACCTGGAACGACCTCCCGTGGAAGTTCGAAGCCGGCACGCCGGTCATTTGCCAGGGCATCGCGCTGGCGGAGGCCTGTGACTACCTCGACGACATCGGGATGGAGCGGATTCAGCGCCACGAGGAACAGCTCGCCGAGTACGCACTGGAACGGCTCCAGGACGAGGGCGACGTGGAGACCTACGGCCCGCCCGCGGGGACGGCACGGGGCGGCCTGGTCGCGTTCAACCTCGATTCGGTCCACGCCCACGACCTCTCCTCGATTCTCAACGACTCCGCCGTCGCCATCCGGGCCGGCGACCACTGCACCCAGCCGCTGCACGACAAGATGGGCGTCCCCGCCTCCGCGCGGGCCTCCTTCTATATCTACAACACGCGCGAGGAAGTGGACAAGCTCGTTTCGGCCATCGACGACGCCCGGCAGCTGTTCGCGTAA
- a CDS encoding DUF424 domain-containing protein — MILNERDTDEGLLVSVCDPDIMGETFENGPVSLTVDEEFYGGQSATEDEIVDSLARCSVANIVGDDAVGVAVDHGFVDEENVLDLGETRHAQLLWM, encoded by the coding sequence ATGATACTCAACGAGCGCGACACAGACGAAGGGTTGCTCGTCTCGGTCTGTGACCCGGACATCATGGGGGAGACCTTCGAGAACGGCCCCGTGTCCCTGACCGTCGACGAGGAGTTCTACGGCGGTCAGTCGGCCACGGAGGACGAAATCGTCGACAGCCTCGCCCGCTGTTCGGTCGCCAACATCGTCGGCGACGACGCCGTCGGCGTCGCCGTCGACCACGGCTTCGTCGACGAGGAGAACGTCCTCGACCTGGGCGAGACGCGCCACGCGCAGCTGCTCTGGATGTAG
- a CDS encoding DUF4350 domain-containing protein produces the protein MAGQSALARAGFFAAVVALAVLVGTVAVGGGGGQPAPDVAQVDAASFNSDGAVATPPAESGDLSMSADASGQVVVIDVAHAGSIDREALTPLVSTLTENGATVRYHVGERQNGRPLNASLRSADAFVVLGAEQRYTESELNGLAAFSDAGGRVLLLNEPSQASTAGLGLLSPVGTDSVTKPMAPLTSQYGLAYGNGYLYNMHEYDTNYRSVPATPASETALTEGVDRTVFYAAVPVQGGEAVVTATERTTLSQTRRQDTYGVVARSGNVVAVGDTNVLTQEFLYRADNERLVGNLLDFLVSGEKSPADAPQPQEAGASGPGSAFPGAGTGGGGVPPTVPESTPEPTETPDE, from the coding sequence ATGGCGGGCCAGAGTGCGCTCGCCCGTGCGGGCTTTTTCGCCGCTGTCGTCGCGCTCGCGGTGCTGGTCGGGACCGTCGCGGTGGGCGGCGGCGGCGGGCAGCCGGCCCCCGACGTGGCCCAGGTAGACGCCGCGTCGTTCAACAGCGACGGAGCCGTCGCGACCCCGCCGGCCGAGAGCGGCGACCTCTCGATGTCGGCCGACGCGTCCGGGCAGGTCGTCGTCATCGACGTGGCCCACGCCGGGAGTATCGACCGCGAGGCGCTCACGCCGCTCGTGTCGACGCTGACCGAGAACGGCGCGACGGTGCGGTACCACGTCGGCGAGCGACAGAACGGGCGTCCACTCAACGCGTCGCTCCGTTCGGCCGACGCCTTCGTCGTCCTCGGCGCGGAGCAACGCTACACGGAGAGCGAGCTGAACGGCCTGGCCGCATTCAGCGACGCCGGCGGACGCGTCCTCCTGCTGAACGAGCCGTCCCAGGCGAGCACCGCCGGACTGGGCCTTCTCAGCCCGGTCGGCACCGACAGCGTGACCAAACCGATGGCCCCGCTGACGAGCCAGTACGGCCTCGCGTACGGGAACGGCTACCTGTACAACATGCACGAGTACGACACCAACTACCGGAGCGTCCCCGCGACGCCCGCGAGCGAGACGGCGCTGACGGAGGGGGTCGACCGGACGGTCTTCTACGCCGCCGTGCCCGTCCAGGGCGGCGAGGCCGTCGTCACGGCGACAGAACGGACGACGCTGTCACAGACCCGGCGACAGGACACTTACGGCGTTGTCGCCCGCTCGGGCAACGTCGTCGCCGTCGGTGACACGAACGTCCTCACACAGGAGTTCCTCTACCGGGCCGACAACGAGCGACTGGTCGGGAACCTGCTCGATTTCCTCGTGTCGGGCGAGAAATCGCCCGCCGACGCGCCACAGCCCCAGGAGGCCGGCGCGTCCGGTCCCGGCAGCGCGTTCCCCGGTGCCGGCACGGGCGGTGGCGGCGTCCCGCCCACCGTTCCGGAGTCGACGCCCGAGCCGACCGAGACGCCCGACGAGTAG
- the sufU gene encoding Fe-S cluster assembly sulfur transfer protein SufU: protein MGIGGSDMYRQQILDHYKNPRNYGEIEDATFTHVGENPMCGDEIRMDVVLDDSEETIERVAFQGDGCAISQASASMLSQELAGMAIEDLQAMDRDDITEMLGVDISPMRVKCAVLAEKVAQDGAEIYFGEKDIDRTTTEDDD from the coding sequence ATGGGTATCGGTGGCTCGGACATGTACCGGCAGCAAATCCTCGACCACTACAAGAACCCCCGGAACTACGGGGAAATCGAGGACGCCACGTTCACCCACGTCGGCGAGAACCCGATGTGCGGCGACGAGATACGAATGGACGTCGTCCTCGACGACAGCGAGGAGACCATCGAGCGGGTCGCCTTCCAGGGCGACGGCTGTGCCATCTCACAGGCCTCCGCGTCGATGCTCTCACAGGAGCTTGCGGGGATGGCAATCGAGGACCTGCAGGCGATGGACCGCGACGACATCACGGAGATGCTCGGCGTCGACATCTCACCGATGCGGGTGAAATGCGCCGTCCTCGCCGAGAAGGTGGCACAGGACGGGGCGGAGATTTACTTCGGCGAGAAGGACATCGACCGGACGACCACCGAGGACGACGACTGA
- a CDS encoding S49 family peptidase: protein MNNPIDRRVATALQSYTVLAVIAVLVGAAVVPYAAAVAEGDEQYVAVVNIDETITSASSQDTIQTLRELRGNESVEAVVLRVSSPGGSAASSESMYLAVKRLAAEKPVYTSVDQYAASGAYYTAVPSDRIYVTPASIVGHVGVIGTAPSDGLSSAATTGPDKAHQGMTRDEYFASLESMKRSFVGAVMTERGDRLEVSRETVAEASVYNGGRAVQTGYADEVGGLEAAIAGAADAAGLSEYQVVYHNPASAQGLLVLSGGSGADGSAAVAADGAPYTFRGVDSVHFLMIYGTPEDQRVVANTTATGGA from the coding sequence ATGAACAACCCAATCGATAGACGGGTGGCAACGGCCCTCCAGTCGTACACGGTACTCGCGGTCATCGCGGTGCTCGTCGGTGCCGCCGTCGTGCCGTACGCGGCGGCGGTCGCCGAGGGCGACGAACAGTACGTCGCTGTGGTGAACATCGACGAAACGATAACCAGCGCCAGTTCGCAGGACACGATACAGACGCTGCGGGAACTCCGGGGCAACGAATCGGTTGAAGCGGTCGTCCTCCGGGTGTCCAGTCCGGGCGGCAGCGCCGCCTCCAGCGAGTCGATGTATCTGGCCGTCAAGCGGCTCGCGGCGGAGAAGCCGGTGTACACGAGCGTCGACCAGTACGCCGCCTCCGGCGCGTACTACACCGCGGTCCCGAGCGACCGCATCTACGTGACGCCGGCCAGCATCGTCGGCCACGTCGGCGTCATCGGCACCGCGCCCAGCGACGGCCTGAGTTCCGCCGCCACGACCGGGCCCGACAAGGCCCACCAGGGGATGACGCGCGACGAGTACTTCGCCAGCCTGGAATCGATGAAACGCTCCTTCGTCGGCGCGGTCATGACCGAACGCGGCGACAGGCTCGAAGTCTCCCGGGAGACCGTCGCCGAGGCGTCCGTCTACAACGGCGGTCGCGCGGTCCAGACCGGCTACGCCGACGAGGTCGGCGGGCTCGAAGCCGCGATAGCCGGCGCGGCCGACGCCGCCGGCCTCTCGGAGTACCAGGTGGTGTATCACAATCCCGCGAGCGCGCAGGGACTGCTCGTCCTCAGCGGGGGAAGTGGAGCCGACGGGAGCGCGGCTGTCGCCGCCGACGGCGCACCGTACACCTTCCGCGGCGTCGATTCGGTCCACTTCCTCATGATATACGGCACGCCGGAGGACCAGCGGGTCGTCGCTAACACCACCGCGACGGGAGGGGCCTGA